The Pedobacter roseus genome contains a region encoding:
- the cmk gene encoding (d)CMP kinase codes for MKKNLVIAIDGYSSCGKSTLAKALAKKLGFIYVDSGAMYRAVTLYFLRNNIDVADDAKVVDALQHIELNFHSRDYESHITLNGEEVSDEIRLMPVSENVSEVSAHKIVRHEMVKQQQRMGKSKNIVMDGRDIGTTVFPDAPVKFFMTADPKIRAERRFKELESKGNNEPTLEEVFENLAHRDYADTTRKESPLVRADDAVILDNTDLTQQEQLDFALERVNPFLVH; via the coding sequence ATGAAGAAAAACCTGGTAATAGCAATAGATGGCTATTCATCTTGCGGAAAAAGTACATTAGCAAAAGCATTGGCTAAAAAATTAGGTTTCATTTATGTAGACAGCGGGGCGATGTATCGTGCCGTTACGCTCTATTTTTTAAGGAATAATATTGATGTTGCTGATGACGCTAAAGTTGTTGATGCTTTACAGCACATTGAACTGAATTTCCACTCCCGCGATTACGAATCGCACATTACCCTTAATGGCGAAGAAGTTTCTGATGAAATCCGTTTAATGCCCGTTTCTGAAAATGTAAGCGAAGTTTCGGCACATAAAATTGTACGCCATGAAATGGTGAAACAACAGCAACGCATGGGTAAATCTAAAAACATCGTAATGGATGGCCGTGATATTGGCACCACCGTTTTTCCTGATGCACCGGTAAAATTCTTTATGACGGCTGATCCAAAAATCAGGGCCGAACGCAGGTTTAAAGAACTGGAAAGCAAAGGAAATAACGAACCCACATTAGAAGAGGTTTTCGAAAACCTTGCCCACCGCGATTATGCGGACACCACCCGTAAAGAAAGTCCGCTGGTAAGGGCCGACGATGCCGTGATACTGGATAATACTGATCTTACCCAACAAGAACAATTAGATTTTGCTCTGGAGAGAGTTAATCCGTTTTTGGTTCATTAG
- a CDS encoding tetratricopeptide repeat protein: protein MNYFKKAILGLIIFSSTASFAQSNYERSMQSMMKGDYKTAAAQLEKADAKTPDNAQVLQMLGYSYFQNREYEKCIATYSRLLTVKPTEVSAYYYRGIARLKIANDPKESLNTMRENFYLASLKDFTKAIEINGDEDAQMFQNRALAYKDFAIFKSFKAKKKEEKAACVALFNNSIADFQKVLTLQPLRKDIIDWVTYDKAQITSLK from the coding sequence ATGAACTATTTTAAAAAGGCGATTTTAGGACTCATTATTTTTTCATCAACAGCTAGTTTTGCACAGAGCAATTATGAAAGAAGTATGCAGTCTATGATGAAAGGGGACTATAAAACTGCCGCTGCGCAACTGGAAAAAGCAGATGCTAAAACGCCTGATAATGCACAGGTTTTACAGATGCTTGGATATTCATATTTTCAGAACCGCGAATATGAGAAATGTATTGCCACTTACAGCCGTTTATTAACGGTTAAACCAACCGAAGTTTCGGCTTATTATTACCGTGGAATTGCAAGATTAAAAATTGCTAACGATCCAAAAGAATCGTTAAACACAATGCGCGAAAACTTTTATCTGGCATCTCTCAAAGATTTTACAAAAGCCATCGAGATTAATGGGGATGAAGATGCGCAGATGTTTCAGAACCGTGCTTTAGCTTATAAGGATTTCGCGATTTTTAAATCTTTTAAAGCCAAGAAAAAAGAAGAAAAAGCAGCTTGTGTAGCATTGTTCAATAATTCAATTGCCGATTTTCAAAAGGTATTAACTTTGCAACCGTTAAGAAAAGATATTATTGATTGGGTTACTTATGATAAAGCACAGATTACAAGCTTAAAATAA
- a CDS encoding 3-keto-disaccharide hydrolase: MKLKSIYLTVLFLSLFILNVNAQKGWINLFNGKDLKDWNIKIAKHDYKENYANTFRVENGVMKVSYDGYKEFDQQYGHIFYKKPFSAYLLKVTYRFIGEQAKGGEGWATRNSGAMLHCQDPATMLKNQDFPISIEGQILGGDGEHERHTSNVCTPGTLINYNGKLFTPHCLDSKSKTYAGDQWVTAEFLVLGDSVIKHIIEGEVVLEYTKPQIGGGNVSNFDPKVKIDGKPLTSGYISLQSESHPIEFKTVQLYDLEAYMKDKAKLDKVLAKILKE; this comes from the coding sequence ATGAAATTAAAATCAATTTACCTTACCGTATTATTTTTATCCCTCTTTATCCTAAATGTGAATGCCCAAAAAGGCTGGATTAACCTGTTTAATGGAAAAGATTTAAAAGATTGGAACATTAAAATTGCAAAACACGACTATAAAGAAAATTATGCCAACACTTTCCGTGTAGAAAACGGTGTAATGAAAGTGAGTTATGATGGCTACAAAGAGTTTGACCAACAATATGGACATATTTTCTATAAAAAACCTTTTTCTGCTTACCTTTTGAAAGTAACTTATCGCTTTATTGGTGAACAGGCTAAAGGAGGCGAAGGCTGGGCAACACGCAATAGCGGAGCCATGTTACACTGCCAGGATCCGGCAACGATGTTAAAAAACCAGGATTTCCCGATTTCTATCGAAGGGCAAATTTTAGGCGGAGATGGCGAACACGAGCGCCATACCAGCAATGTATGTACTCCTGGAACATTAATTAATTATAACGGTAAATTGTTTACGCCACACTGTTTGGATTCTAAATCTAAAACCTATGCTGGCGACCAGTGGGTAACAGCAGAATTTTTAGTACTGGGCGATTCGGTTATAAAACACATTATTGAAGGTGAGGTTGTACTTGAATATACCAAACCTCAGATTGGCGGTGGCAATGTTTCTAATTTCGATCCGAAAGTTAAAATAGATGGCAAACCTTTAACCTCTGGTTATATTTCTTTACAGAGCGAAAGTCATCCTATTGAGTTTAAAACAGTGCAGCTTTACGATTTGGAAGCTTATATGAAGGATAAAGCAAAGCTGGATAAAGTACTGGCGAAAATATTAAAAGAGTAA
- a CDS encoding peptide chain release factor-like protein encodes MQHVAYKRRNFTSCYFQNFQKWGQRGQNVNKVSSKVELIFSIDSFEHFNEQEKGLLKEKLQHRLDTEGLLHIVSQEDRSQLLNKEKTIVKLIDLLKRSLVVQKKRKPTKIPKDVIEKRLKNKASTAEKKRNRKIIDF; translated from the coding sequence TTGCAGCATGTTGCCTACAAGAGAAGAAATTTTACGAGCTGTTACTTTCAAAACTTCCAGAAGTGGGGGCAAAGGGGGCAGAACGTAAATAAAGTTTCGAGTAAGGTTGAACTTATTTTTAGTATTGATTCTTTCGAGCACTTTAACGAGCAGGAGAAAGGGCTTTTAAAGGAAAAACTTCAGCACCGCCTGGATACTGAAGGACTTTTGCACATTGTTTCGCAGGAAGACAGGAGCCAGCTGTTAAACAAGGAGAAAACCATCGTAAAACTGATCGATTTATTAAAAAGATCACTTGTTGTACAGAAAAAACGAAAACCGACCAAAATTCCAAAAGATGTTATCGAAAAAAGGTTAAAAAATAAAGCTTCAACGGCTGAGAAAAAGAGAAACAGGAAAATAATTGATTTCTAA
- a CDS encoding lipid A deacylase LpxR family protein gives MKSILSTIVFCLVVSTGFAQSFKNEFGFKTENDAYLATLNDRYYTNGLFIYFRRALNTEKLSDKIEKKTFEISAGQKMYTPYWGQVPNKEDQDRPFAGYLYAGGAYSVFYKNESVLKTSVELGTVGPNSLAQDAQRFLHKTVGFYTPAGWDYQIKNEVAVNFAANYSKLLFRPDDPIFDISGQGYANLGTTFSGLGASALLRIGKLNQLFNSAYHNAVIGNSKTKSLNKSEFFFYVKPQLNFVAYDATIQGSLFNNNSPVTFGVKPIVFEQQFGVNYSSKRFTADFNVIFKTKEVKSVAKAQNYGALSLYYRFGKS, from the coding sequence ATGAAATCGATTTTATCCACTATAGTTTTTTGCCTGGTTGTTTCAACTGGTTTTGCTCAATCATTTAAAAATGAATTTGGTTTTAAAACCGAAAACGATGCTTATTTGGCTACACTAAACGACCGATATTACACCAATGGCTTATTTATATATTTCCGCAGGGCACTTAATACCGAAAAACTTTCTGATAAAATAGAGAAAAAGACTTTTGAAATTTCTGCCGGACAGAAAATGTACACACCTTATTGGGGGCAGGTACCTAACAAAGAAGATCAGGACAGGCCTTTTGCAGGTTACTTATATGCTGGTGGTGCTTATTCTGTTTTTTATAAAAATGAAAGTGTTTTAAAAACCAGTGTAGAATTGGGTACCGTTGGCCCAAATTCACTTGCCCAGGATGCGCAACGTTTTCTACACAAAACCGTGGGTTTTTATACCCCGGCAGGCTGGGACTACCAGATTAAAAATGAAGTAGCTGTAAATTTCGCGGCCAATTATAGCAAATTACTTTTCAGACCAGATGACCCTATTTTTGATATCAGCGGGCAGGGTTATGCCAATTTAGGAACAACCTTTTCGGGCTTGGGCGCATCAGCACTTTTAAGGATTGGTAAATTAAATCAATTGTTCAACAGTGCTTACCACAATGCGGTAATCGGAAATTCGAAAACAAAAAGTTTAAATAAATCGGAGTTTTTCTTTTATGTAAAACCACAGCTTAATTTTGTGGCTTATGATGCTACAATACAGGGAAGTCTGTTTAACAATAATAGTCCGGTTACATTTGGCGTAAAACCGATTGTTTTTGAGCAACAATTTGGAGTAAATTATAGCTCGAAGCGATTTACAGCTGATTTTAACGTCATTTTTAAAACAAAAGAGGTTAAAAGTGTGGCTAAAGCACAGAATTATGGTGCTTTGAGCTTATATTATAGGTTTGGGAAAAGTTAG
- a CDS encoding SH3 domain-containing protein, giving the protein MTKILFLFFALTIFSTSVNAQDIYRVTADKLRVRATKDSKSKVIGSISKNENLTVLDAGDAKFYKIKLKNSEGWVSKDFVKKIAPAAKPTTPQANTPQPSTTTPTATSNDMYRTTTDDLRVREKADPKSKIVGHLPKNENVAVIDSSNTSFYKIKVTNGEGWVSKEFLVRISPVNKPAADKTTVAASVPLQTKSYNNIIFFAVVALILITILYFSIKYASGNKFLIGFSVIVILVIGYFCFITFIQEKIVSGTFASNEDIQYKTFNFKSKDSVSVTDAYRDSIFTSKYVVEGDMIKLYDQQNTIMLLIRDDHTLIGEGFTRGTFTKK; this is encoded by the coding sequence ATGACTAAAATCTTATTCCTATTTTTTGCCCTCACAATCTTTTCTACAAGCGTAAATGCGCAAGATATATACCGTGTTACGGCCGATAAATTACGTGTTAGGGCAACTAAGGATTCGAAAAGTAAGGTAATCGGATCGATTTCTAAAAATGAAAATCTGACGGTTTTAGATGCAGGCGATGCTAAATTTTATAAGATTAAATTAAAAAACAGCGAAGGTTGGGTGAGTAAAGATTTCGTTAAAAAAATTGCCCCGGCGGCTAAACCAACAACTCCGCAAGCCAATACACCACAGCCAAGTACTACCACTCCAACAGCTACAAGCAATGACATGTACCGCACCACAACTGACGATTTGCGGGTGAGGGAAAAAGCTGATCCTAAAAGCAAAATTGTTGGGCACCTGCCAAAGAATGAAAATGTTGCTGTTATCGATTCATCAAATACAAGCTTTTACAAAATCAAAGTTACCAATGGCGAAGGATGGGTAAGCAAAGAATTTTTGGTGAGGATTTCTCCGGTAAATAAACCTGCTGCAGATAAAACAACTGTTGCTGCATCGGTTCCTTTACAAACCAAGAGTTATAACAACATTATCTTTTTTGCCGTTGTTGCCTTAATATTAATCACGATATTATATTTTTCAATCAAATATGCGAGTGGAAATAAATTTTTAATAGGCTTTTCGGTCATCGTAATCCTGGTGATCGGTTATTTCTGTTTCATTACCTTTATACAAGAAAAAATAGTTTCGGGCACCTTTGCCAGCAATGAAGATATCCAATACAAAACCTTCAATTTTAAATCAAAAGATTCGGTATCGGTTACCGATGCTTACAGGGATTCGATTTTTACCTCTAAATATGTAGTTGAGGGTGACATGATCAAATTATACGATCAGCAAAACACCATTATGTTATTGATCAGGGATGACCATACCTTAATTGGCGAAGGCTTTACGAGGGGAACGTTTACGAAAAAATAA
- a CDS encoding TPM domain-containing protein produces the protein MLHIPLFKRFALLFFLFATNVAFAQKAHQVKDIPDPKKNGGGYVSDPDKILGSDAVSQLNSTIADFESKTNVQVAVVVVNDFDHDKEDFDFAYELFNIWGIGSKTSNNGLLLFISKERRKYRFITGTGAEGVLPDVKLKHIAEQQLLPAFRENDFATGITNTINAIGEIILNPENKSELNQFFTQHDNSNNLENFWLPTGIICLLFWGVFKIVNRQAKNAIKTSKADDGKYEKIGKGCAVAMIITFVTCFIFFFFGGFKLIEKIKLKDVPIILYVVLALALFGRYLFHISALRKMHNDDKNFFNSVSTFNKKNFWLIIFSPLVLITIITYLFKRVKNISRFKPVLDSKNQEMVRVDRDLNIEGEPFLTRGQRKEEIVKAYDYDIWESTDHKEHIIKAWPAEAYNSYTECPDCYFRTYQLNKRVTTKQATYSHEGQAKLINECSFCKKTEFIKWITLAMLVESSSSSSSSSSSSSSSSSSSSSWGGGSSSGGGTGGSW, from the coding sequence ATGCTCCATATCCCTTTATTTAAACGCTTTGCCCTATTATTCTTTCTTTTTGCGACAAACGTCGCATTCGCGCAAAAAGCCCATCAGGTAAAAGATATCCCCGATCCTAAAAAAAATGGTGGCGGTTATGTAAGTGATCCTGACAAAATTTTGGGCAGCGACGCCGTTTCGCAGCTTAATAGCACCATTGCTGATTTTGAAAGCAAAACCAACGTGCAAGTGGCTGTAGTGGTGGTTAACGATTTTGACCACGATAAAGAAGATTTCGATTTTGCTTATGAACTGTTCAATATCTGGGGAATAGGCTCTAAAACGAGTAACAATGGTTTACTATTGTTTATCTCGAAGGAGCGCCGAAAATACAGGTTTATTACAGGTACTGGTGCCGAAGGTGTTTTACCTGATGTAAAGCTAAAACACATTGCTGAGCAACAGCTTTTACCAGCATTTAGAGAAAATGATTTTGCCACCGGAATTACCAATACCATTAATGCCATTGGTGAAATTATTTTAAATCCGGAGAATAAATCCGAGCTTAATCAATTTTTTACCCAACACGACAACAGTAATAATTTAGAAAATTTCTGGTTGCCTACCGGGATAATTTGCCTGCTTTTTTGGGGAGTATTTAAAATTGTGAACAGGCAGGCTAAAAATGCGATCAAAACGTCCAAAGCGGATGATGGCAAATATGAGAAGATTGGCAAAGGCTGTGCAGTTGCGATGATCATCACTTTTGTAACTTGCTTTATATTCTTCTTTTTTGGTGGTTTTAAATTAATTGAAAAAATAAAGCTGAAAGATGTTCCAATCATTTTATATGTTGTTTTAGCGCTTGCACTTTTTGGCAGGTACCTTTTCCACATTTCAGCATTGCGAAAAATGCACAATGACGATAAAAACTTCTTTAATTCGGTAAGCACCTTTAACAAAAAGAATTTTTGGCTGATTATTTTTTCTCCGCTTGTCCTGATTACTATTATTACCTATTTATTCAAAAGGGTTAAAAATATCAGTCGCTTTAAACCGGTTCTGGATAGCAAAAACCAGGAAATGGTGCGTGTAGACCGGGACCTAAATATTGAGGGTGAACCTTTTTTAACAAGAGGGCAACGTAAAGAGGAAATAGTGAAAGCTTATGATTATGATATCTGGGAGAGTACAGATCACAAGGAGCATATTATTAAAGCATGGCCTGCTGAAGCGTATAATAGCTATACCGAATGTCCTGATTGTTATTTCAGAACCTACCAACTCAACAAACGCGTAACCACAAAACAGGCTACTTATAGTCATGAGGGGCAAGCGAAACTTATAAACGAGTGCAGTTTTTGCAAAAAAACAGAATTTATAAAGTGGATTACACTGGCCATGCTTGTCGAATCCAGTTCATCATCCTCTTCTTCAAGTAGCAGCAGCAGCTCTTCCTCTTCATCAAGCAGTAGCTGGGGTGGTGGAAGCAGCAGTGGTGGTGGTACGGGTGGAAGCTGGTAG
- a CDS encoding MAC/perforin domain-containing protein yields MKRTILALALMATLAACKKNSEEIPNPVPEEKLSPNIPFTVKGAKQDVKPLYPASETFNFLGFGYDVTDKFNDLSSVRANVVDISAYDADRKYNVVFIRGTQSSWRTTQAESAFDLSTKLSNSYDATKGLKLFGNTINQVFPETDATNKKYVYGHYSYYIIWKIYKFYNDQSVNKFLTADFKRDITLLSAQELVNKYGTHVLTNIKIGSKFDVVYQAEAPQGGRRDNIIMEGLRYTLKRTFGLPTGYLDDPNLRDLNDNTSAQIYYSSTGGDISKLKPETINNRVVVNLNNWVASTIEDKTTFIGASDDGFAPLYNFIDDAVKKAEVKAYLDQYYVAKAVKLTN; encoded by the coding sequence ATGAAAAGAACAATTTTAGCGCTGGCCCTTATGGCCACACTTGCTGCCTGCAAGAAAAACTCCGAAGAAATTCCAAATCCTGTTCCTGAAGAAAAATTATCGCCTAATATTCCTTTTACAGTTAAAGGAGCAAAACAAGATGTTAAACCGCTTTACCCGGCATCAGAAACTTTTAATTTTTTAGGATTCGGATATGATGTTACAGATAAGTTTAATGACCTATCTTCTGTAAGGGCAAATGTAGTTGATATTTCAGCTTATGATGCCGACAGAAAATATAACGTTGTTTTTATAAGAGGTACACAATCTTCTTGGAGGACTACTCAGGCCGAAAGTGCCTTTGATTTATCAACAAAACTCTCTAATTCGTATGATGCAACCAAGGGTTTAAAACTCTTTGGAAATACCATTAATCAGGTATTTCCAGAAACAGATGCTACTAATAAAAAATATGTTTATGGCCACTATTCATATTACATAATATGGAAAATATATAAGTTCTATAACGATCAGTCAGTAAATAAATTTCTGACAGCAGATTTTAAGAGAGATATTACTTTATTATCTGCTCAGGAACTTGTTAATAAATATGGAACACATGTTTTAACAAACATAAAAATAGGTTCTAAGTTTGACGTTGTTTATCAGGCAGAAGCGCCTCAAGGTGGAAGAAGAGATAATATTATTATGGAAGGATTGCGTTATACACTAAAAAGAACTTTTGGCTTGCCTACCGGCTATTTGGATGATCCTAACTTACGCGACTTGAATGATAATACTTCTGCACAGATTTATTATAGTTCAACAGGAGGTGATATTAGCAAATTAAAACCCGAAACCATAAATAACAGAGTTGTTGTGAACCTTAATAATTGGGTGGCTTCTACTATAGAAGATAAAACAACTTTTATAGGCGCTTCAGATGATGGTTTCGCTCCGCTCTATAACTTTATCGATGATGCAGTTAAAAAAGCTGAAGTAAAAGCTTACCTCGATCAGTACTACGTCGCTAAGGCGGTTAAACTGACAAATTAA
- a CDS encoding L,D-transpeptidase family protein, protein MKKVIFFTILLFLLGVVIYNSYPEKKLPANAEIDYILVKKSDRQLLAYSKQKLLKTYQISLGDSPIGHKEYEGDEKTPEGGYTINAKNPNSGYHKNLGVSYPNTKDIEKAKLLGKDPGGDIKIHGIRNHIGFIGKFQRLFDWTNGCMALTNAEVDELYYAVKIGTKIDIRP, encoded by the coding sequence ATGAAAAAAGTGATTTTCTTTACAATTTTGTTATTCCTACTCGGTGTGGTTATATACAATTCATATCCTGAAAAGAAATTGCCTGCCAATGCGGAAATTGATTATATCCTTGTAAAAAAATCTGACCGGCAATTATTAGCATATTCAAAGCAAAAACTGCTTAAAACTTATCAGATTTCATTAGGTGATAGTCCTATTGGACATAAAGAATATGAAGGTGATGAAAAAACCCCTGAGGGAGGTTATACCATTAACGCCAAAAACCCAAACAGCGGTTATCACAAAAATCTAGGCGTATCTTATCCAAACACAAAGGATATAGAAAAAGCAAAATTACTGGGCAAGGACCCTGGCGGCGACATTAAAATACATGGAATCAGAAACCATATAGGTTTTATTGGTAAATTTCAAAGGCTTTTTGATTGGACCAATGGCTGTATGGCTTTAACTAATGCAGAAGTAGATGAGTTGTATTATGCCGTAAAAATTGGAACCAAAATAGATATCAGACCTTAA
- the lon gene encoding endopeptidase La, whose amino-acid sequence MSKQDIFDFQSAMPIINEDTEFFPLMSQQDEEEMNNEETPETLAILPLRNTVLFPGVVIPITVGRDKSIKLIKEAYKGNKIIGVVSQKDVSIEDPTFEQLNTVGTVANIIKLLQMPDGNTTVIIQGKQRFSLIEEVQNEPYIKAVVKKFEEQKHKADKEFKTLIASIREMSAQIIQLSPNIPSEASIALKNIESNSFLINFISSNMNAEMADKQKILEMDKLQERAQKVMELLMVELQMLELRNQIQSKVRTDLDKQQRDYFLNQQLKTIQEELGGNSADLEFDALQEKAKKKKWAKPVADHFDKELDKLGRMNPAAPDYSVQLNYLELLLDLPWSEFTKDNFDLKRAQRILDKDHFGLEKVKQRIIEYLAVLKLKRDMKAPILCLVGPPGVGKTSLGKSIAKALGRKYVRMALGGIRDEAEIRGHRKTYIGAMPGRIISSIKKAGADNPVFVLDEIDKVGTDHRGDPSSALLEVLDPEQNSAFYDHYVEMDYDLSNILFIATANSLSTIQPALLDRMEIIEVNGYTIEEKIEIAKKYLLPKQKENHGLQTKDIALKPALIEKVIEDYTRESGVRGLEKKIGSLVRGVATKIAMEETYEANLTNDDVERILGAPIYDKDLYEGNEVAGVVTGLAWTSVGGDILFIESSLSPGKGKLTLTGNLGDVMKESAVIALAYLRAHAAEFGIDYTLFDNWDVHVHVPAGATPKDGPSAGVTMLTALTSAFTQRKVKQHLAMTGEITLRGKVLPVGGIKEKILAAKRANIKEIILCKSNRKDILEIKESYIKDLTFHYVTEMSEVIEMALTKNKVKKPLDLSIKIAPIVN is encoded by the coding sequence ATGAGTAAACAAGATATATTTGATTTCCAATCAGCAATGCCAATCATCAACGAAGATACAGAGTTTTTCCCCCTTATGTCTCAACAGGACGAAGAGGAAATGAACAATGAGGAAACCCCTGAAACGTTGGCCATATTGCCTTTGCGAAACACCGTTTTATTTCCTGGCGTAGTGATTCCCATTACGGTTGGGCGAGATAAATCAATTAAATTAATTAAGGAAGCCTACAAGGGAAATAAAATTATCGGAGTGGTATCTCAAAAGGATGTTTCGATAGAAGACCCTACTTTTGAGCAACTTAACACCGTTGGTACTGTAGCAAACATCATTAAGCTGTTGCAGATGCCTGACGGAAATACCACCGTAATTATACAGGGTAAACAACGTTTCAGCCTGATTGAAGAGGTACAGAACGAGCCTTATATTAAAGCTGTTGTTAAAAAGTTCGAAGAGCAGAAACACAAGGCAGATAAAGAGTTCAAAACATTGATCGCTTCTATCCGTGAGATGTCTGCACAGATTATTCAGCTTTCTCCAAATATCCCCAGTGAGGCCAGCATTGCGCTTAAAAACATCGAGAGCAATTCATTTTTGATCAATTTCATTTCTTCAAACATGAATGCCGAAATGGCCGATAAGCAGAAAATCCTTGAAATGGATAAATTGCAGGAAAGGGCCCAAAAGGTAATGGAGCTTTTAATGGTCGAACTGCAGATGCTGGAACTGAGAAACCAGATCCAGTCTAAAGTGCGTACCGATCTTGATAAGCAACAACGCGATTATTTCTTAAATCAGCAGTTAAAAACCATCCAGGAAGAACTGGGCGGTAATTCTGCCGATTTAGAATTTGATGCCTTACAGGAAAAAGCCAAAAAGAAAAAATGGGCTAAACCGGTTGCAGATCATTTTGATAAAGAACTGGATAAGCTAGGTAGAATGAACCCTGCTGCCCCAGATTATTCGGTACAGTTAAATTACCTGGAATTACTTTTAGATTTGCCATGGAGTGAGTTTACAAAAGATAATTTCGACCTAAAAAGAGCACAACGTATCTTGGATAAAGATCATTTCGGTTTAGAAAAAGTAAAGCAACGTATTATCGAATATTTGGCGGTACTTAAATTAAAACGCGACATGAAAGCGCCGATTTTATGTTTGGTTGGTCCTCCGGGAGTGGGTAAAACCTCTCTTGGTAAATCAATTGCCAAAGCTTTAGGTCGTAAATATGTGCGTATGGCTTTGGGCGGCATCCGCGATGAAGCTGAAATCCGTGGTCACCGTAAAACCTATATTGGTGCAATGCCGGGCCGTATCATTTCTTCCATCAAAAAAGCCGGGGCAGATAATCCTGTTTTTGTTTTAGATGAGATTGATAAAGTAGGTACCGATCACCGTGGCGATCCGTCATCTGCTTTGCTGGAGGTTTTAGACCCTGAGCAGAACAGCGCTTTCTATGATCATTATGTAGAAATGGATTACGATTTATCCAATATCCTTTTTATAGCTACGGCAAACTCATTAAGCACCATACAACCTGCTTTGTTAGACCGTATGGAGATTATTGAGGTAAACGGCTATACCATTGAAGAAAAAATAGAGATTGCCAAAAAATACCTGTTGCCAAAACAGAAAGAAAATCATGGTTTGCAAACCAAGGATATTGCCCTTAAACCAGCCCTGATTGAAAAAGTGATAGAAGATTATACAAGGGAATCGGGTGTTCGTGGTTTAGAGAAAAAGATAGGTTCGTTGGTACGTGGTGTAGCTACAAAAATCGCCATGGAAGAAACCTACGAAGCCAACTTAACCAATGATGATGTAGAGCGTATTTTAGGCGCACCGATTTACGATAAGGATTTATATGAAGGCAATGAAGTTGCTGGTGTGGTAACAGGCTTAGCCTGGACAAGCGTTGGTGGCGATATTTTATTCATCGAATCGAGTTTAAGCCCAGGAAAAGGGAAATTAACCCTAACCGGTAATCTGGGTGATGTAATGAAAGAATCAGCAGTGATTGCTCTGGCTTATTTACGTGCTCATGCTGCTGAATTTGGTATCGATTACACTTTATTTGATAACTGGGATGTTCATGTTCACGTTCCGGCTGGTGCTACGCCAAAAGATGGTCCATCAGCAGGTGTAACCATGCTTACAGCATTAACCTCTGCCTTTACACAACGTAAGGTAAAACAACATTTAGCTATGACTGGTGAGATTACCCTGCGTGGAAAAGTACTTCCGGTGGGTGGTATAAAAGAAAAAATACTGGCTGCAAAAAGGGCAAACATTAAAGAAATTATCCTTTGCAAAAGCAACCGTAAAGATATTTTAGAGATTAAAGAAAGTTACATCAAAGATTTAACCTTTCACTATGTAACCGAAATGAGTGAAGTAATTGAAATGGCCCTGACTAAAAACAAGGTTAAAAAGCCCTTGGATTTAAGCATAAAAATTGCGCCGATTGTCAACTAA
- a CDS encoding ferritin — MLLSEKMLEALNNQVKLEAESSQVYLGIASWLETQPGLEGYTEFFYRQSDEERHHMLKLIHYINDRDGHAIVTALDMPKNSFGQVIEVFQDFLDNELLVSKSINDLVELSLNEKDYLTFKFLQWYLDEQLEEEKMAKTMLEKLQLVGNDRGGIYQLDKDIVDLRSKVSETKEGE; from the coding sequence ATGTTGTTATCTGAAAAAATGCTGGAGGCCCTGAATAATCAGGTTAAACTAGAAGCCGAATCATCACAAGTATATTTGGGCATTGCCTCATGGTTGGAAACACAACCCGGTTTAGAAGGTTATACCGAGTTTTTCTACCGTCAGAGTGATGAAGAACGCCACCACATGCTTAAACTGATCCATTATATTAACGACCGCGACGGACATGCCATTGTGACGGCTTTAGATATGCCCAAAAACTCTTTTGGACAAGTGATAGAAGTTTTTCAGGATTTTTTAGATAATGAATTATTGGTATCGAAGAGTATTAACGATCTGGTAGAACTTTCGCTAAACGAAAAAGATTACCTCACCTTTAAATTTCTTCAATGGTACCTGGATGAACAATTGGAAGAGGAAAAAATGGCAAAAACCATGTTGGAAAAACTGCAATTGGTGGGCAACGATAGGGGAGGAATTTACCAGTTGGATAAAGATATTGTAGACCTTAGAAGTAAAGTGAGCGAAACCAAAGAAGGAGAATAA